A window of the Oncorhynchus kisutch isolate 150728-3 linkage group LG12, Okis_V2, whole genome shotgun sequence genome harbors these coding sequences:
- the LOC109882571 gene encoding cyclin-K isoform X2, producing the protein MIKSSSSAAPSPSSLLQMKENNHPSSGQAFLDHIKPCWYWDKKDLAHTPSQSEGLDPATEARYRREGARFIFDVGTRLGLHYDTLATGIIYFHRFYMFHSFKQFPRYVTGACCLFLAGKVEETPKKCKDIIKTARSLLNDVQFAQFGDDPKDFRHQQEEVMVLERILLQTIKFDLQVEHPYMFLLRYAKQLKGDKTKVQKLVQMAWTFVNDSLCTMLSLQWEPEIIAVAVMYLAGRLCKFDIQEWTSKQSSRRWWEQFVQDVPVELLEDICHQILDLYSQGKTPIPPGLEQETKQRGPPHSPVPAPPPVPEPPQDQPPGGAPPPPPPKKNSPQGSPPRQLKRAHSSLKEEPKPPEQVGCKIPRLESPMPPLPTSQPPPDRRAPPVPPEAEPAVGTEPVPPPPSHAPPPHQPPPLPHRPPPPPPSSYIMGMSTSSSYMSGEGFQSLQSIMKTGEPSYAPMPPNYGPPMPYHPHVYPNAPPPGPPPSAYPPPNLPPPSPAYPPPGYNHSYPEYPPPPPRMPPPGMGMPPGVYPLPPGQPQVPLPPPGMPMNHGGWMR; encoded by the exons ATGATAAAG TCTTCTAGTTCAGCGGCTCCATCACCCTCCTCGCTTCTCCAGATGAAGGAAAACAACCACCCCTCTAGTGGTCAAGCCTTCCTGGACCATATCAAGCCATGCTGGTACTGGGACAAGAAGGACCTGGCCCACACCCCATCCCAGTCCGAGGGCCTGGACCCAGCCACAGAGGCCCGGTACCGCAGGGAGGGGGCCCGGTTCATATTTGATGTGGGGACCAGACTCGGACT ACATTATGACACCTTGGCAACAGGTATCATCTACTTCCACCGCTTCTACATGTTTCATTCCTTCAAACAGTTCCCCAGATAT GTGACAGGTGCGTGTTGTCTCTTCCTGGCTGGGAAAGTGGAGGAGACCCCTAAGAAATGTAAAGACATCATCAAGACGGCTCGCAGCTTACTGAACGACGTACAGTTTGCCCAGTTTGGAGACGACCCAAAG GATTTTCGGCATCAACAGGAAGAGGTTATGGTGCTAGAGAGGATCCTGCTACAGACGATCAAGTTTGACCTGCAAGTTGAACACCCTTACATGTTCCTGCTGCGATACGCCAAACAGCTCAAAG GTGACAAAACCAAAGTTCAGAAGCTGGTGCAGATGGCCTGGACCTTCGTCAACGACAG tctgtGCACCATGCTGTCCCTGCAGTGGGAACCAGAGATCATAGCTGTAGCAGTCATGTACCTGGCTGGACGGCTGTGTAAGTTTGACATCCAGGAGTGGACGTCCAAGCAGTCGTCACGGCGATGGTGGGAGCAGTTTGTCCAGGACGTCCCAGTGGAGCTGCTAGAAG ACATCTGTCACCAGATCCTGGACCTGTACTCCCAGGGGAAGACTCCCATCCCTCCAGGCCTGGAGCAGGAGACCAAGCAGAGAGGTCCACCCCACTCCCCGGTCCCTGCCCCTCCTCCAGTCCCAGAACCTCCACAGGACCAGCCTCCAGGGGGTGCTCCACCGCCCCCTCCACCCAAGAAGAACTCACCCCAGGGCAGCCCACCACGCCAGCTTAAACGCgcacat AGTTCTCTGAAAGAGGAACCTAAACCACCAGAACAAGTGGGTTGTAAGATTCCACGGTTGGAGAGCCCTATGCCCCCCTTGCCCACTTCACAACCCCCTCCTG ATCGTAGAGCACCACCGGTCCCTCCTGAAGCAGAGCCAGCCGTGGGGACTGAACCtgttccccctcccccctctcacgccccacccccccaccagccccctcccctgccccaccgcccccctcctcctcctccatctagtTACATCATGGGAATGTCCACCTCTAGCTCCTACATGTCAGGGGAAGGCTTCCAGAGCCTTCAGTCTATAATGAAGACAGGGGAACCGTCCTACGCCCCCATGCCCCCCAACTACGGTCCCCCCATGCCCTATCACCCTCACGTTTACCCTAACGCCCCACCCCCTGGCCCCCCACCCAGTGCCTACCCACCCCCCAACCTGCCCCCTCCTTCCCCAGCATACCCTCCACCGGGCTACAACCACAGCTACCCTGAGtacccccctccacctccacgCATGCCCCCTCCAGGGATGGGTATGCCTCCTGGGGTGTACCCCCTGCCACCAGGCCAGCCTCAGGTGCCCCTGCCACCCCCTGGCATGCCCATGAATCATGGGGGATggatgagatga
- the LOC109882571 gene encoding cyclin-K isoform X1 produces MIKSSSSAAPSPSSLLQMKENNHPSSGQAFLDHIKPCWYWDKKDLAHTPSQSEGLDPATEARYRREGARFIFDVGTRLGLHYDTLATGIIYFHRFYMFHSFKQFPRYVTGACCLFLAGKVEETPKKCKDIIKTARSLLNDVQFAQFGDDPKDFRHQQEEVMVLERILLQTIKFDLQVEHPYMFLLRYAKQLKGLKGDKTKVQKLVQMAWTFVNDSLCTMLSLQWEPEIIAVAVMYLAGRLCKFDIQEWTSKQSSRRWWEQFVQDVPVELLEDICHQILDLYSQGKTPIPPGLEQETKQRGPPHSPVPAPPPVPEPPQDQPPGGAPPPPPPKKNSPQGSPPRQLKRAHSSLKEEPKPPEQVGCKIPRLESPMPPLPTSQPPPDRRAPPVPPEAEPAVGTEPVPPPPSHAPPPHQPPPLPHRPPPPPPSSYIMGMSTSSSYMSGEGFQSLQSIMKTGEPSYAPMPPNYGPPMPYHPHVYPNAPPPGPPPSAYPPPNLPPPSPAYPPPGYNHSYPEYPPPPPRMPPPGMGMPPGVYPLPPGQPQVPLPPPGMPMNHGGWMR; encoded by the exons ATGATAAAG TCTTCTAGTTCAGCGGCTCCATCACCCTCCTCGCTTCTCCAGATGAAGGAAAACAACCACCCCTCTAGTGGTCAAGCCTTCCTGGACCATATCAAGCCATGCTGGTACTGGGACAAGAAGGACCTGGCCCACACCCCATCCCAGTCCGAGGGCCTGGACCCAGCCACAGAGGCCCGGTACCGCAGGGAGGGGGCCCGGTTCATATTTGATGTGGGGACCAGACTCGGACT ACATTATGACACCTTGGCAACAGGTATCATCTACTTCCACCGCTTCTACATGTTTCATTCCTTCAAACAGTTCCCCAGATAT GTGACAGGTGCGTGTTGTCTCTTCCTGGCTGGGAAAGTGGAGGAGACCCCTAAGAAATGTAAAGACATCATCAAGACGGCTCGCAGCTTACTGAACGACGTACAGTTTGCCCAGTTTGGAGACGACCCAAAG GATTTTCGGCATCAACAGGAAGAGGTTATGGTGCTAGAGAGGATCCTGCTACAGACGATCAAGTTTGACCTGCAAGTTGAACACCCTTACATGTTCCTGCTGCGATACGCCAAACAGCTCAAAGGTCTGAAAG GTGACAAAACCAAAGTTCAGAAGCTGGTGCAGATGGCCTGGACCTTCGTCAACGACAG tctgtGCACCATGCTGTCCCTGCAGTGGGAACCAGAGATCATAGCTGTAGCAGTCATGTACCTGGCTGGACGGCTGTGTAAGTTTGACATCCAGGAGTGGACGTCCAAGCAGTCGTCACGGCGATGGTGGGAGCAGTTTGTCCAGGACGTCCCAGTGGAGCTGCTAGAAG ACATCTGTCACCAGATCCTGGACCTGTACTCCCAGGGGAAGACTCCCATCCCTCCAGGCCTGGAGCAGGAGACCAAGCAGAGAGGTCCACCCCACTCCCCGGTCCCTGCCCCTCCTCCAGTCCCAGAACCTCCACAGGACCAGCCTCCAGGGGGTGCTCCACCGCCCCCTCCACCCAAGAAGAACTCACCCCAGGGCAGCCCACCACGCCAGCTTAAACGCgcacat AGTTCTCTGAAAGAGGAACCTAAACCACCAGAACAAGTGGGTTGTAAGATTCCACGGTTGGAGAGCCCTATGCCCCCCTTGCCCACTTCACAACCCCCTCCTG ATCGTAGAGCACCACCGGTCCCTCCTGAAGCAGAGCCAGCCGTGGGGACTGAACCtgttccccctcccccctctcacgccccacccccccaccagccccctcccctgccccaccgcccccctcctcctcctccatctagtTACATCATGGGAATGTCCACCTCTAGCTCCTACATGTCAGGGGAAGGCTTCCAGAGCCTTCAGTCTATAATGAAGACAGGGGAACCGTCCTACGCCCCCATGCCCCCCAACTACGGTCCCCCCATGCCCTATCACCCTCACGTTTACCCTAACGCCCCACCCCCTGGCCCCCCACCCAGTGCCTACCCACCCCCCAACCTGCCCCCTCCTTCCCCAGCATACCCTCCACCGGGCTACAACCACAGCTACCCTGAGtacccccctccacctccacgCATGCCCCCTCCAGGGATGGGTATGCCTCCTGGGGTGTACCCCCTGCCACCAGGCCAGCCTCAGGTGCCCCTGCCACCCCCTGGCATGCCCATGAATCATGGGGGATggatgagatga
- the LOC109882571 gene encoding cyclin-K isoform X3, with protein MKENNHPSSGQAFLDHIKPCWYWDKKDLAHTPSQSEGLDPATEARYRREGARFIFDVGTRLGLHYDTLATGIIYFHRFYMFHSFKQFPRYVTGACCLFLAGKVEETPKKCKDIIKTARSLLNDVQFAQFGDDPKDFRHQQEEVMVLERILLQTIKFDLQVEHPYMFLLRYAKQLKGLKGDKTKVQKLVQMAWTFVNDSLCTMLSLQWEPEIIAVAVMYLAGRLCKFDIQEWTSKQSSRRWWEQFVQDVPVELLEDICHQILDLYSQGKTPIPPGLEQETKQRGPPHSPVPAPPPVPEPPQDQPPGGAPPPPPPKKNSPQGSPPRQLKRAHSSLKEEPKPPEQVGCKIPRLESPMPPLPTSQPPPDRRAPPVPPEAEPAVGTEPVPPPPSHAPPPHQPPPLPHRPPPPPPSSYIMGMSTSSSYMSGEGFQSLQSIMKTGEPSYAPMPPNYGPPMPYHPHVYPNAPPPGPPPSAYPPPNLPPPSPAYPPPGYNHSYPEYPPPPPRMPPPGMGMPPGVYPLPPGQPQVPLPPPGMPMNHGGWMR; from the exons ATGAAGGAAAACAACCACCCCTCTAGTGGTCAAGCCTTCCTGGACCATATCAAGCCATGCTGGTACTGGGACAAGAAGGACCTGGCCCACACCCCATCCCAGTCCGAGGGCCTGGACCCAGCCACAGAGGCCCGGTACCGCAGGGAGGGGGCCCGGTTCATATTTGATGTGGGGACCAGACTCGGACT ACATTATGACACCTTGGCAACAGGTATCATCTACTTCCACCGCTTCTACATGTTTCATTCCTTCAAACAGTTCCCCAGATAT GTGACAGGTGCGTGTTGTCTCTTCCTGGCTGGGAAAGTGGAGGAGACCCCTAAGAAATGTAAAGACATCATCAAGACGGCTCGCAGCTTACTGAACGACGTACAGTTTGCCCAGTTTGGAGACGACCCAAAG GATTTTCGGCATCAACAGGAAGAGGTTATGGTGCTAGAGAGGATCCTGCTACAGACGATCAAGTTTGACCTGCAAGTTGAACACCCTTACATGTTCCTGCTGCGATACGCCAAACAGCTCAAAGGTCTGAAAG GTGACAAAACCAAAGTTCAGAAGCTGGTGCAGATGGCCTGGACCTTCGTCAACGACAG tctgtGCACCATGCTGTCCCTGCAGTGGGAACCAGAGATCATAGCTGTAGCAGTCATGTACCTGGCTGGACGGCTGTGTAAGTTTGACATCCAGGAGTGGACGTCCAAGCAGTCGTCACGGCGATGGTGGGAGCAGTTTGTCCAGGACGTCCCAGTGGAGCTGCTAGAAG ACATCTGTCACCAGATCCTGGACCTGTACTCCCAGGGGAAGACTCCCATCCCTCCAGGCCTGGAGCAGGAGACCAAGCAGAGAGGTCCACCCCACTCCCCGGTCCCTGCCCCTCCTCCAGTCCCAGAACCTCCACAGGACCAGCCTCCAGGGGGTGCTCCACCGCCCCCTCCACCCAAGAAGAACTCACCCCAGGGCAGCCCACCACGCCAGCTTAAACGCgcacat AGTTCTCTGAAAGAGGAACCTAAACCACCAGAACAAGTGGGTTGTAAGATTCCACGGTTGGAGAGCCCTATGCCCCCCTTGCCCACTTCACAACCCCCTCCTG ATCGTAGAGCACCACCGGTCCCTCCTGAAGCAGAGCCAGCCGTGGGGACTGAACCtgttccccctcccccctctcacgccccacccccccaccagccccctcccctgccccaccgcccccctcctcctcctccatctagtTACATCATGGGAATGTCCACCTCTAGCTCCTACATGTCAGGGGAAGGCTTCCAGAGCCTTCAGTCTATAATGAAGACAGGGGAACCGTCCTACGCCCCCATGCCCCCCAACTACGGTCCCCCCATGCCCTATCACCCTCACGTTTACCCTAACGCCCCACCCCCTGGCCCCCCACCCAGTGCCTACCCACCCCCCAACCTGCCCCCTCCTTCCCCAGCATACCCTCCACCGGGCTACAACCACAGCTACCCTGAGtacccccctccacctccacgCATGCCCCCTCCAGGGATGGGTATGCCTCCTGGGGTGTACCCCCTGCCACCAGGCCAGCCTCAGGTGCCCCTGCCACCCCCTGGCATGCCCATGAATCATGGGGGATggatgagatga
- the LOC109882571 gene encoding cyclin-K isoform X4, whose amino-acid sequence MKENNHPSSGQAFLDHIKPCWYWDKKDLAHTPSQSEGLDPATEARYRREGARFIFDVGTRLGLHYDTLATGIIYFHRFYMFHSFKQFPRYVTGACCLFLAGKVEETPKKCKDIIKTARSLLNDVQFAQFGDDPKDFRHQQEEVMVLERILLQTIKFDLQVEHPYMFLLRYAKQLKGDKTKVQKLVQMAWTFVNDSLCTMLSLQWEPEIIAVAVMYLAGRLCKFDIQEWTSKQSSRRWWEQFVQDVPVELLEDICHQILDLYSQGKTPIPPGLEQETKQRGPPHSPVPAPPPVPEPPQDQPPGGAPPPPPPKKNSPQGSPPRQLKRAHSSLKEEPKPPEQVGCKIPRLESPMPPLPTSQPPPDRRAPPVPPEAEPAVGTEPVPPPPSHAPPPHQPPPLPHRPPPPPPSSYIMGMSTSSSYMSGEGFQSLQSIMKTGEPSYAPMPPNYGPPMPYHPHVYPNAPPPGPPPSAYPPPNLPPPSPAYPPPGYNHSYPEYPPPPPRMPPPGMGMPPGVYPLPPGQPQVPLPPPGMPMNHGGWMR is encoded by the exons ATGAAGGAAAACAACCACCCCTCTAGTGGTCAAGCCTTCCTGGACCATATCAAGCCATGCTGGTACTGGGACAAGAAGGACCTGGCCCACACCCCATCCCAGTCCGAGGGCCTGGACCCAGCCACAGAGGCCCGGTACCGCAGGGAGGGGGCCCGGTTCATATTTGATGTGGGGACCAGACTCGGACT ACATTATGACACCTTGGCAACAGGTATCATCTACTTCCACCGCTTCTACATGTTTCATTCCTTCAAACAGTTCCCCAGATAT GTGACAGGTGCGTGTTGTCTCTTCCTGGCTGGGAAAGTGGAGGAGACCCCTAAGAAATGTAAAGACATCATCAAGACGGCTCGCAGCTTACTGAACGACGTACAGTTTGCCCAGTTTGGAGACGACCCAAAG GATTTTCGGCATCAACAGGAAGAGGTTATGGTGCTAGAGAGGATCCTGCTACAGACGATCAAGTTTGACCTGCAAGTTGAACACCCTTACATGTTCCTGCTGCGATACGCCAAACAGCTCAAAG GTGACAAAACCAAAGTTCAGAAGCTGGTGCAGATGGCCTGGACCTTCGTCAACGACAG tctgtGCACCATGCTGTCCCTGCAGTGGGAACCAGAGATCATAGCTGTAGCAGTCATGTACCTGGCTGGACGGCTGTGTAAGTTTGACATCCAGGAGTGGACGTCCAAGCAGTCGTCACGGCGATGGTGGGAGCAGTTTGTCCAGGACGTCCCAGTGGAGCTGCTAGAAG ACATCTGTCACCAGATCCTGGACCTGTACTCCCAGGGGAAGACTCCCATCCCTCCAGGCCTGGAGCAGGAGACCAAGCAGAGAGGTCCACCCCACTCCCCGGTCCCTGCCCCTCCTCCAGTCCCAGAACCTCCACAGGACCAGCCTCCAGGGGGTGCTCCACCGCCCCCTCCACCCAAGAAGAACTCACCCCAGGGCAGCCCACCACGCCAGCTTAAACGCgcacat AGTTCTCTGAAAGAGGAACCTAAACCACCAGAACAAGTGGGTTGTAAGATTCCACGGTTGGAGAGCCCTATGCCCCCCTTGCCCACTTCACAACCCCCTCCTG ATCGTAGAGCACCACCGGTCCCTCCTGAAGCAGAGCCAGCCGTGGGGACTGAACCtgttccccctcccccctctcacgccccacccccccaccagccccctcccctgccccaccgcccccctcctcctcctccatctagtTACATCATGGGAATGTCCACCTCTAGCTCCTACATGTCAGGGGAAGGCTTCCAGAGCCTTCAGTCTATAATGAAGACAGGGGAACCGTCCTACGCCCCCATGCCCCCCAACTACGGTCCCCCCATGCCCTATCACCCTCACGTTTACCCTAACGCCCCACCCCCTGGCCCCCCACCCAGTGCCTACCCACCCCCCAACCTGCCCCCTCCTTCCCCAGCATACCCTCCACCGGGCTACAACCACAGCTACCCTGAGtacccccctccacctccacgCATGCCCCCTCCAGGGATGGGTATGCCTCCTGGGGTGTACCCCCTGCCACCAGGCCAGCCTCAGGTGCCCCTGCCACCCCCTGGCATGCCCATGAATCATGGGGGATggatgagatga